Below is a window of Paenibacillus bovis DNA.
GTCTGACGATCTTTTCTACTCTTCCCCTGACGGAAACGAATCACATTTCGTTCATGATCTCAATCTTCTATACGAATATGCACAACCTCGCTTACTCGGAGACCTGCCGTATACGTTAGATACAGAATAGCCTGATGTTTGATATTAACGACACTTTTTAACAAACGCACTACTTCTTCCAGCAATAGCACACCTGGCAGCTTACTTTCCTTTTGGGATGAACATCCGCTCACTTTTGAGCATCATATTGTTCTAGTGGTACTCCGATTCGTTGATTATTTAAATAAGTCAGATAAATATTTATTATAGCCTCCTCATATTATCATCTATTCCAATATTTTGGAATTAATTTTTCAATAAAAAAAAGGACTTATAGATGATATACATCTAAAAATCCTGATTCTTTAAGCACTTAATATCATATTTGTAAAACACACTATATTACCTATCTGCTTGGTTCTAAAGACCGGTAAATATTCCGTTTTTATTTATGTTCCAATGTATAATCGTTCCTCTAAGAGAAGCGAACCGGTAGATTTCATTTCGTATGATTTATAATATTTTGAAGCTCATCAAGCTTTTGTCTGAGTTCTTCCGCAACTTCTAACATGTGATTCCGAGAAAAAACAAATTCTTTGTCAGTCGAAACATTCTGATCTTTGAAGGGAATTTGTTCCGTTAACCAAGTGATATTCTCCTCTTTATGAATAACTTCGACATAATAACTTCCGCAGCCAAATATGCCACAAGTAAATGTGAATAAAGGATATTTTCCAGGACGAAGCAAGGAATTGAAAAATTCTTCTATTACCAAAATTTCTTCCTGTGCCAGTTTATTACCGTTAATTTAAAGGAAGAGCTCCCAATCGATAACAGATATCATACGGACTTTGACTTTGCTTATATTTTTGTATACTTTTTTGACATCGACTTTCATTTCAATAGATAGCTTATCGTATTCAAAATCATCATTTCTGTTTGAGGAGACCGACATACTTTACCTCATAATCTGCGTATCAAACAACTATGTTTTGAGAAAATTTATTTTTTCAGATCCCAAGGCGCTTCTTTCCAAACGGCTTTGTCAGCGATATACAAATGATCACTAGTTTGCGTATGCATAAATTCTTCTTCTTCCAGATCTTTGTATACTGTCTGCAACCATTTGGGAATGATAGCTGCATCAAATACATACAAGTTCTCATACTGATTCGTTACGATAGCTTCCCACGGTAAGCCATCCGTCACTTCATTTGTAAAATAAACGTCGGTTTGAGTGAACTCTTCTGCCAAAGCGCACATCATCTGCCATAGCAGCGATCTGTAAGTTTCTTTTATTTCGCCTGTTACATTATCCATTTCATCAATCTCTTCTGTCCATAATAGAATAGAAATCTCCATCCAATTCGTAGTAAGCTCCGGTATAACTTCCGGAGTCCAACCCATAATATATGGGCGTACATGTATAGTATGCTCTTGATATTCGTACTCCTGGGTAGCCGTGCTGCTACCTTTGTACATAAAGTCCTTATTCGTAACCCCTCCTTCCAAAAGGTCGAGGAAGTATGCAGGATCAATATTGAGCTTGAGGAGCACAGATATAAAGGAGCGTAATATATCTTTATAACTTTTTTCATCACACGGTATGTAGGTTTGAATATGAGAGTATTCGGGCATTTGCATCCTCCCTTTCGCTGGCTTTGCTTATGATTTATGGATTACATATTCCAATCTATTCACTAATGATCTTAAACCGCGAAGGTCACTACTTCTTTTACAGAAAAACACCAGACAATAATTCTTGCTACTATGTCTGGTGTAATAACGGTATCATCCTCCCATACAGGAGTCAGTATTCTTTTATAACATCCATTCTCCATCACAATTCCTTCAAACTGTTTACCTTGAATGACAATAAAGGGGGAACTATCCAGTTGGCAGGATTGACCCATATTATATGCAGCTATGAATTGCTTGTCTTCGGAGATAATATGCAGCTTAACCTGACCTGCATCTTCCCAATCCGGCGTAACATACCAATAAAAGTCTCTATTCAGACAAACAATTCTTCTTTTGCCTTTTTTACTGACTCCCATCCTGATCCGCTCCTTATCCTCATCGTCATTCATCAGCTTATGCTACTCGTTCCAGTTCCCAGTAATCAGCTCAAGTTTTTGATAAAAGCTACTATTCTATTGGCTTCCTCAAATCCCAGCTTCTTGTGGAACTCCTGACTGCCATGATTATCCAGCTCAGTATCCGAAGCAATCTGACTACAGCCCATTGATCTCGACCATTCTTCACCTGCTTCCAGTAGCCTGGTGGATATTCCTCTATGACGGAAAGCTGGATCTACGTAGATGCCTTCGACATAGCCGACTGGACTGGAATCGGAGCCTTCCACATAGTCGTGTCGGAGGGACATATGAATAAACCCCACACCCATGTCCTCTGCATTTGCCAGATATAAAATATCCGTCGAAGAATCCAGTATTTCTGCAAAGTCTGCACGAAGTTCTGACTCTATATTGTCCGGCCACAGCTGCATAGCCAAGCTGGTTACTTGATGGAGATGGGATTGCTTTGCTTTTACAATAATCAATAGAAGTCATCCTTTCGGGCTAATTGGGCTCTATTTGATATTGAACGTTTACAATGCAAATCTGGTTACAATCATCTCTGCTGCGGCTTCTGCGTCAAGATCGGTGTTGTTGATTCTCAGGTAATTTGTCTTCTGTAGCTCACCAGGTAATGAATTTAATCGATATTGCTCATGGGTCTCGATCAGATCCTTTTCCGACCACTGGATATCGCGCTTAGTAGGTTTATGCTGAAGCCGGTTTTCCGTCTTATTACGCTGGATTCTCTGCTCCATGTCTGCTTCGAGCTCAACGTAATAGACTGTCCCGCCTCTACTTTCAAATAATGCAGCTACCTGTTCTATGTAATCCCAGTCACTCTGCAGATCGAACGCCCATACATAGGTGAAAATCAGACCTTCCAGATCGCTCTGAGAGACTTCTTCGAAAATCTCGCGCCGGATCAGGTTCACGAGCCGTTTGCCAGCAGGGGTGCTGTAATCGAAAAAGGAGGACACCAGATCGATAGACATGTGGTTGTGGAACAGCTTCATTTTCGTCTTAGCAGCCAGATGCTGACCTACGGTCATTTTGCCTACTGCCTGCGGGCCGAACAGGATGACGAGTTTCATGAGAATGCTCCTTCTTTCCGGGTAAGTGAGTAATTATTTCAGTATTCTTCGTTCTCTTCCCCCTGAACTTTTGCTTGCAGTCTGGATGCAATATGCTTCATTTTCTCAATCACATCATCTTCGGGACCTTTCACGACGATATTGCCTTCCTGATAATCGAACAGCACTTCTTCTTCTTCGCTTACCCACATTGCCATTCCTTCACTGGCGTAGCTCATCATGCTGCCATTCGGCAAGCTAACAGCAATCTCTTCCATCATCTCAAATTCCGGATCGCTCTCAACATAGTCTTTCCATTCCTGTAGGCTGATAGGAGTATCCTCATTCTCATACCACTTGGCTGCTCTTGTAATATATACATTGTATCCCATTGTTTTATTTCTCCTTATCAATCATTTTATTTGTTTGGCATATTAAGCTTAGCATAGTATGCCAAGATCTGTTTGGTTGCGCCTATGGATGGGAAGAACACAATCAGTTCTTTATCCGTTTGTTCATTAATAATCTCCATCACTGTTCCTGGTCCATACTTGGGATGTAGCAGCTCCGAGCCTATAATGATTGATTCGATGTATTCATTGGTTGCTGGCAGCTCTGGACTGACATAGATGGATTTGCTCCGTTCAAGCTCGGCTAGCATTTGGGGGTCAATAGGATAATCTCCTTCATATACTTCACCTTCATCTCCCTGAACACGAGCTCCGATCTGCTCAGCAATAGCAATTAATATTCCCATCACTTCATTATTAGCTCCTTCCAGAGTAAGACGTCCTTTTGTATAGGTGATAGGCAATAGATCGATCCAGGACTTCACCTGTTCAAGGTCAGCTTCCGTAATGGGATGTTGCTCACTATGCCACCAATTCAAGGATTTTGTAACATGGACATTATAGGACATTATTTAGCTCCTTTTATAATTAAATGAGCTTGCACTTTGTCTTCTTGAATGATTTTAGAGAAGTTCTTCATATTCTTTGGATTCGAGAACCCGATCATATCTAACAAACAACATTTCCGGAATGCCTATAATCGATTTGAACTCTTCTGCCAAGCTCATGTTCTTTTCTATACCATTGTTAATATAATCAACATTGAGAATACGGTTCAGCTGGTTTATTTGCTTATCGTTGCATCCAAACAATCGAAACGCCTCTGTATTACATTCATCAAATACCCGTTTAAATTCCTCTTCGAAAGTATTATTTTCTTTTAATTCTGTATACAAATCTTCCAGCTTTCCGCTGAATAATAAATCCTCAAAACTTGATTGCGGATAGCGCTTTTTGGCTATCTTATATACCAGTTCATCCTCGTATTCAAAAGAAAAGTGCAGCTTCGCTATTTCTTGACCCCGATCAAACACCTGGTACCCCCAACAGTGATCTTCAGCGTTATAAAAATAAAGTACAGGTATTCTATTCGAGACACGATATATATATGCTGGGGCCTTGTGATTATGGTCGGCTATATGACCGTCATCCTTGGTTAGCCAGGTGATCCACTTATCATTCAACCGATAAATAGCCGATCCTGATGGCAGCTGATCTTTGACCATTTCTTTGTGTGCAGCCAGTATGATATTCCCGGCAGTAAACTCGCTCATTTCCAGCACCTCTTATCTTTAGGATTTGAAAAACTGGTTGGCCGATTTGTTGAATAACGCCAGGAAAATAACAACCAGATACACCACCCTCGGGATGATGGAATCCGCATACAGCAGCAGAGAAAGAATGCACCAGATTACAATCATCAGCCTGCCCACATGCATTCCTCTAAAAGCCAGAATTCCACCTATGAATAACAGCGCACCGCCCGCATAGGCCAATATCACAGCGATCAGCTCAGGAGTATCTGCGAAAATAATTCCTTTGACAGGTACATTGCGGCTGATCATTATAGAGGTCAGGATTAAATTGAGGAAACCGATAGCCATAATAAGTATGGAAATGATAGCGACAAATAAAGGCCTTTTGCTCACAATATTGCTCCTTCAATTGGATTTTATGTATGCTGCTGCATCAAAGTGATTCGTATCGCTCTCCCTCCTATTCATTTGCGATACATTATATAGGATATTATAATCGTTATACAGGAATACATATATTCAAATTCAAATGCAAAAATAAAAATACAAATCATGTCTAAACCCAATCATTACACAGGTTTCTTAAAATTTATCCTCTATAAATATACAAGCATTCTCACCCTGAACTATATCGCTTTTCTCCGCAAAAATATTTACCTATTCCTTACTCGTTATTGCCAAACAACTCATTCATCATCTTGTCTTTATTATTAAGAAACTGCTTCATAATCAGATAATGATCCGTTTCTTCCAAAGTTCTCACCTCTACTCCATTCTCGCCCAAATAGTAAATGATCGAATTAGGGTACGCCATCAGAATAGGCGAATGGGTAGAAATAATAAACTGGGAATTCTGCTCTACCAGTTCATGCAGACGAGCCAGCATCGACAGCTGTCGCAAAGGAGAAAGAGCTGCTTCAGGCTCATCCAGAATATACAGCCCATTCCCGGAAAATCGGTGCAGAAAAGTCGCGAAAAAAGCTTCTCCGTGAGACTGTTCATGCAGGGATTTGCCACCATATGAATCTCTGATCTGTGGGCTAGCAATATTCTGCTGATCCAGTTCGTCGATATTGGTCGCCAGATTGTAGTAGCTCTCTGCCCGGAAAAAGAAACCATCCCGCGGCTTCCTGACACTGCGTATGAGGCAGATATACTGATGAAGCTCTGAATGCGTAGATTGTGTAGCAAAGTTAAAATGACGCGTGCCACCTTCCGCATTGAATCCGCATGCTATAGCCATCGCTTCCATCAGTGTGGATTTGCCTGCACCATTCTCACCGACAATAAAAGTAACCTGAGGATGGAAATCAAGCTGATCCAGATGACGGATCGCCTGGATATTGAATGGGTAACTATCCGGATTCGGGAAATCTGTTCTAGCAATCTTGATAGATCGTAGAAAAGATTCATAAGAAATCATCTTTATCCCTCCATTTTTAATATAGTAGACAATACTGCCTGTTTGTAACCTCTGATTTGCATTGTAGGCTGATGATTGGGCTTATAGTTATAAGTACTTTCTGAGCACAGCGATCACCTTCTCTGATTTATAGGCCTGCGCGATATCGAGTGCGCTCTCTCCTTGTGAATCTACAGCTCCAATGTCTGCACCGTGGTCCAGCAAATACAAAATAATATCTACAGGTTCATCTCCTGGTTCTCCGCCTCCCTGAATCGTGCCATCGATCGCAATATCCACAGCTTGAT
It encodes the following:
- the aac(6') gene encoding aminoglycoside 6'-N-acetyltransferase, giving the protein MIIVKAKQSHLHQVTSLAMQLWPDNIESELRADFAEILDSSTDILYLANAEDMGVGFIHMSLRHDYVEGSDSSPVGYVEGIYVDPAFRHRGISTRLLEAGEEWSRSMGCSQIASDTELDNHGSQEFHKKLGFEEANRIVAFIKNLS
- a CDS encoding AAA family ATPase encodes the protein MKLVILFGPQAVGKMTVGQHLAAKTKMKLFHNHMSIDLVSSFFDYSTPAGKRLVNLIRREIFEEVSQSDLEGLIFTYVWAFDLQSDWDYIEQVAALFESRGGTVYYVELEADMEQRIQRNKTENRLQHKPTKRDIQWSEKDLIETHEQYRLNSLPGELQKTNYLRINNTDLDAEAAAEMIVTRFAL
- a CDS encoding AAA family ATPase, with the protein product MISYESFLRSIKIARTDFPNPDSYPFNIQAIRHLDQLDFHPQVTFIVGENGAGKSTLMEAMAIACGFNAEGGTRHFNFATQSTHSELHQYICLIRSVRKPRDGFFFRAESYYNLATNIDELDQQNIASPQIRDSYGGKSLHEQSHGEAFFATFLHRFSGNGLYILDEPEAALSPLRQLSMLARLHELVEQNSQFIISTHSPILMAYPNSIIYYLGENGVEVRTLEETDHYLIMKQFLNNKDKMMNELFGNNE